One Microcebus murinus isolate Inina chromosome 10, M.murinus_Inina_mat1.0, whole genome shotgun sequence DNA segment encodes these proteins:
- the LOC142873428 gene encoding GPI-anchor transamidase-like has protein sequence MAATYCLGRAFTALAALLLLSFGSFAASQIEDQAEQFFRSGHTNNWAVLVCTSRFWFNYRHVANTLSVYRSVKRLGIPDSHIVLMLADDMACNSRNPKPATVFSHKNMELDVYGDDVEVDYRSYEVTVENFLRVLTGRIPPSTPRSKRLLSDDRSSILIYMTGHGGNGFLKFQDSEEITNIELADAFEQMWQKRRYNELLFIIDTCQGASMYERFYSPNIMALASSQVGEDSLSHQPDPAIGVHLMDRYTFYVLEFLEEINPASQTNMNDLFQVCPKSLCVSTPGHRTDLFQRDPKNVLITDFFGSIWKVEITTETISLQQHSEMESSFKDDQMDEELMEPLKYAEQLPVAQMIHQKPKPKDWHPPGGFILGLWALIIMVFFKTYGIKHMKFIF, from the exons aTGGCCGCCACCTACTGCCTCGGCCGGGCTTTCACTGCCCTGGCAGCATTGTTGCTCTTGTCCTTCGGCAGCTTTGCAGCTAGTCAGATCGAGGATCAAGCAGAACAATTCTTTAGAAGTGGCCATACAAACAACTGGGCCGTTTTGGTGTGTACATCCCGATTCTGGTTTAATTATCGACATGTTGCAAATACTCTTTCTGTTTATAGAAGTGTCAAGAGGCTAGGTATTCCTGACAG TCACATTGTCCTAATGCTTGCAGATGATATGGCATGCAATTCTAGAAATCCCAAACCAGCTACAGTGTTTAGTCACAAGAATATGGAACTAGATGTGTATGGAGATGATGTGGAAGTGGATTACAGAAGCTATGAGGTAACTGTGGAGAATTTTTTGCGGGTATTAACTGGCAGGATCCCACCCAGTACTCCTCGGTCAAAACGTCTTCTTTCTGATGACAGAAGCAGTATTCTAATTTATATGACAGGACATGGTGGAAATGGTTTCTTGAAATTTCAAGATTCTGAAGAAATTACCAACATTGAACTTGCAGATGCTTTTGAACAAATGTGGCAGAAAAGACGGTACAATGAGCTACTATTTATTATTGATACTTGTCAAGGAGCATCCATGTATGAGCGATTTTATTCTCCTAACATAATGGCTCTAGCGAGTAGCCAAGTAGGAGAAGATTCACTCTCGCATCAGCCTGATCCTGCTATTGGAGTCCATCTTATGGATAGATACACATTTTATGTCTTGgaatttttggaagaaattaatCCAGCTAGCCAAACCAATATGAATGACCTTTTTCAGGTATGTCCTAAAAGTTTGTGTGTATCTACTCCTGGACATCGCACTGATCTTTTTCAGAGGGATCCTAAAAATGTCCTGATAACTGATTTCTTTGGAAGTATATGGAAAGTAGAAATTACAACAGAGACTATTAGTTTACAACAGCATTCAGAAATGGAAAGCAGTTTTAAGGACGATCAGATGGATGAAGAACTAATGGAACCTCTGAAATATGCTGAACAACTTCCTGTAGCTCAGATGATACACCAGAAACCGAAGCCGAAAGATTGGCATCCTCCTGGGGGCTTTATTCTGGGATTGTGGGCACTCATTATCATGGTTTTCTTCAAAACTTACGGAATCAAGCATATGAAGTTCATTTTTTAG